Proteins from a genomic interval of Sphingomonas sp. Y38-1Y:
- a CDS encoding LysR family transcriptional regulator, with translation MSTPAGFQRLINLLHFARVAEAGSFAEAARRAGTTTSALSKAVSRFEQAHGVRLLHRTTHAISLTAEGERLLEGTRDLLREAERLEATLDRAAASGAGGRIRLSAPATLIRARLVRQLPALLRANPDIELEIKVDDGTLDLAAEGIDIAIRFGDLSGQPGLVATPLGSFPHVLCATPRYVELVGEPRSPADLEAHRQIGFRDPGNGRLLAWQFADPADGRVVRLLPRPRIVVEDLGAIWSMMRTGLGLAWVPAWVGLIELRAGRVVELLRDWRVAETPMHAVRLERRQTPRRVRRLLDDLREAAVEWRYDASPPSS, from the coding sequence ATGTCAACACCAGCGGGCTTTCAGCGTCTCATCAACCTCTTGCACTTCGCGCGGGTCGCCGAGGCGGGGTCCTTTGCAGAGGCGGCGCGGCGCGCGGGCACGACCACCTCGGCGCTGTCAAAGGCGGTGTCGCGGTTCGAGCAGGCGCACGGCGTCCGCCTGCTCCATCGCACCACCCACGCGATCTCCCTGACCGCAGAGGGCGAGCGGCTGCTGGAGGGAACGCGCGACTTGCTGCGCGAGGCGGAGCGGCTGGAGGCGACGCTCGATCGGGCGGCCGCGAGCGGGGCTGGGGGCCGCATCCGACTGAGCGCCCCCGCCACGCTGATCCGTGCGCGGCTGGTGCGGCAGCTGCCGGCGCTGCTGCGCGCGAACCCGGACATCGAACTGGAGATCAAGGTCGACGACGGGACGCTCGACCTGGCGGCAGAGGGGATCGACATCGCGATCCGGTTCGGCGACCTGTCCGGGCAGCCGGGCCTCGTGGCGACGCCGCTCGGCAGCTTCCCGCATGTGCTCTGCGCGACGCCGCGCTATGTCGAGCTGGTCGGCGAGCCGCGGTCGCCCGCCGACCTGGAGGCGCACCGTCAGATCGGCTTTCGCGATCCCGGCAACGGGCGGCTGCTCGCCTGGCAGTTCGCCGATCCCGCGGATGGCCGCGTCGTCCGCCTGCTGCCGCGACCGCGGATCGTGGTCGAGGATTTGGGAGCGATCTGGTCGATGATGCGCACCGGGCTCGGCCTTGCCTGGGTGCCCGCCTGGGTCGGGCTGATCGAGCTGCGCGCGGGGCGCGTCGTCGAGCTGCTGCGCGACTGGCGCGTGGCCGAGACGCCGATGCACGCGGTCCGCCTGGAGCGGCGCCAGACCCCCCGCCGCGTCCGCCGCCTGCTCGACGACCTGCGCGAAGCGGCGGTCGAGTGGCGGTACGACGCGTCCCCGCCGAGCTCATGA
- a CDS encoding DUF6980 family protein: protein MMTADRAVGYSPFMNDPNPNPSYGAGAPPRGHMDRHGQNDWGSVRYDARFDEYWIPAGAARQSLFFCPWCGEALPPSKRDAWFEAVEALGLDPWKDEVPEPFRSDAWWRSRDPSG from the coding sequence ATGATGACAGCCGATCGGGCGGTCGGCTATTCCCCCTTTATGAACGACCCTAATCCGAACCCGTCGTATGGCGCCGGGGCCCCGCCGCGCGGTCACATGGACAGACACGGCCAGAACGACTGGGGATCCGTTCGGTACGACGCCCGCTTCGACGAATATTGGATCCCCGCCGGCGCGGCCCGGCAATCCTTGTTCTTTTGCCCTTGGTGCGGCGAAGCACTGCCGCCATCGAAGCGCGACGCCTGGTTCGAAGCCGTCGAAGCGCTCGGGCTCGACCCCTGGAAGGATGAAGTGCCCGAGCCCTTTCGATCCGACGCCTGGTGGCGATCTCGCGACCCTTCGGGCTGA
- a CDS encoding SDR family oxidoreductase, whose protein sequence is MAKIALVTGASSGFGRLIASDLAHAGHTAYASMRETAGKNAATVAEIAEQAKREAIDLRTVDLDVQDEASIAAAVEAIVAEHGRIDVLVHNAGHMVYGPTGAFSVEQLAQHYDVNVLGTHRVNQAVLPHMRGAGAGLLIWVSSSSVAGGVPPLLGPYFAAKAGMDALAVCYAKELAPFGIETAIVVPGAFTKGTNHFAHAGEPANRDVADTYAAGYPDGFFDRMRDALAATIPDDADPGEVARAVARIVDLPTGTRPLRTMIDPASDGSAVSFAVIDRVREQFLDRIGFPELLRPAG, encoded by the coding sequence ATGGCAAAGATCGCGCTCGTCACCGGTGCGTCGAGCGGTTTCGGCCGCCTGATCGCCAGCGATTTGGCCCATGCCGGCCACACCGCCTACGCCTCGATGCGCGAGACGGCGGGCAAGAACGCCGCCACTGTCGCCGAGATCGCAGAGCAGGCGAAGCGCGAGGCGATCGACCTACGCACGGTCGACCTCGACGTTCAGGACGAGGCGTCGATCGCGGCGGCGGTGGAGGCGATCGTCGCCGAGCATGGCCGGATCGACGTGCTCGTCCACAACGCCGGGCACATGGTTTATGGCCCCACCGGAGCGTTTTCGGTGGAGCAGCTCGCGCAGCATTATGACGTCAACGTGCTCGGCACACACCGCGTCAACCAGGCGGTGCTGCCGCACATGCGCGGCGCCGGCGCGGGCTTGCTCATCTGGGTGTCGAGCAGCAGCGTCGCGGGCGGCGTGCCCCCGCTCCTCGGCCCCTATTTCGCTGCCAAGGCGGGGATGGATGCGCTCGCCGTCTGCTATGCCAAGGAACTGGCGCCGTTCGGGATCGAGACGGCGATCGTGGTCCCGGGCGCGTTCACCAAGGGGACCAATCACTTCGCCCATGCCGGCGAGCCGGCGAACCGCGACGTGGCCGACACCTATGCCGCCGGCTATCCGGACGGCTTCTTCGACCGAATGCGCGATGCCCTCGCGGCGACGATCCCCGACGACGCAGATCCGGGCGAGGTCGCGCGCGCCGTCGCCCGCATCGTCGACCTGCCTACCGGCACGCGTCCGCTGCGCACGATGATCGATCCCGCCAGCGACGGCTCGGCGGTCAGCTTCGCCGTCATCGATCGCGTTCGCGAGCAGTTCCTCGACCGCATCGGCTTTCCCGAACTGCTGCGGCCTGCCGGCTGA
- a CDS encoding SDR family oxidoreductase, translating to MKNSGNTILITGGGSGIGQALAHRFADAGNKVIVAGRRRAALEETIGGRSDIHGIELDVASADGIADFAQRLIAEHPDVNILINNAGIMRPEPLGRSRDLSDAEATITTNLLGPIRLIDALIDHLAKQLDAAIVNVSSGLAFVPLVATPTYNATKAAIHSYTVSLRQVLAGRVEVIELVPPAVQTGLTPGQETREGYLPLTDFIDEVMTLFGQTPTPSEILVQRVGFLRDAEREGRFDKALAALNTPATETGHD from the coding sequence ATGAAGAACAGCGGCAACACCATCCTCATCACCGGCGGCGGCTCCGGCATCGGCCAGGCGCTGGCGCACCGCTTCGCCGATGCCGGCAACAAGGTCATCGTCGCCGGAAGGCGGCGGGCGGCGCTGGAGGAGACGATCGGCGGGCGTAGCGATATCCACGGCATCGAACTCGACGTGGCCAGCGCCGATGGGATCGCCGACTTCGCGCAGCGGCTGATCGCCGAGCATCCCGACGTCAACATACTCATCAACAATGCCGGCATCATGCGGCCCGAACCGCTCGGCCGGTCGCGCGACCTTTCCGATGCCGAGGCGACGATCACCACCAACCTGCTCGGCCCGATCCGGCTGATCGACGCGCTGATCGACCATCTGGCGAAGCAGCTCGACGCGGCGATCGTGAACGTCAGTTCCGGGCTCGCGTTCGTGCCGCTGGTCGCCACGCCGACCTACAACGCGACCAAGGCGGCAATCCATTCCTATACCGTGTCTCTGCGCCAGGTCCTGGCAGGGCGGGTAGAGGTGATCGAGCTGGTGCCGCCCGCGGTACAGACGGGCCTGACCCCCGGCCAGGAAACGCGCGAGGGCTATCTGCCGCTTACCGACTTCATCGACGAGGTGATGACGCTGTTCGGCCAGACGCCGACCCCGAGCGAGATCCTGGTGCAGCGCGTCGGCTTCCTGCGCGATGCCGAGCGCGAGGGCCGCTTCGACAAGGCGCTGGCGGCGCTCAACACGCCGGCGACCGAGACCGGGCACGACTGA
- a CDS encoding xanthine dehydrogenase family protein molybdopterin-binding subunit, giving the protein MKATIKMDAPFEQSLLDTAAAPLVGKPVARVDGPLKIAGRARYAAEHFPDRLAHGFLLRAPIGKGRITRLDTDAASTMAGVIAIVTDERLTRNGGDFAGAEAPVQGVEDVAYFGQPIGVVVAESFEQARAAALCIGIEHAAEPGVFDMEAALDTAEPPTNDIFGLFLIHTEQGDVDAAMAEAKASVDAIWTTPSHSHSAMEPHAAIAVWEGDRLTLHASYQSPVTSRDQLATVLGIEADKVRICSPFVGGGFGGKLGLMPEAVAAAIAAQQIGRPVKVAMTRQNVIETTGRRPATHQRLRLGADAAGKLTAIGHETITDQLEGEMFFEPAGIATHSLYAGANRVVDHKVVRVNKLLGVSMRAPGEAAGQLALECAVDELAERLGVDPIELRILNEPLTHPEEGKPFSTRALVDCMRTGAERFGWDARNRVPGATRDGEWLIGHGMAASSRGNLFGPTAARVSIGAGGRVVVESEMTDIGTGTYTILTQIVADLLGVSIDRIEVRLGDTDDPRSAGSGGSWGAATAGSAVYAACEKLRAALIAAVGIDVNEATFADDALIVRGERYPIAELVGEGMSVEGNVEPGESNAKYDQTAYGAHFCEVRVNAVTGETRLSRWNSVFAAGRILNPRTATSQAIGGIVFGIGAALTEELIHDPRTGKVVNRDLGEYHVPVHADIPAIDVLFLDERDPLANPLMIKGVGELGTCGAGAAVANAIYNATGVRVRDFPITLDKLLPGLPD; this is encoded by the coding sequence ATGAAGGCGACGATCAAGATGGATGCCCCGTTCGAGCAGAGCCTGCTCGACACGGCGGCCGCGCCCCTTGTCGGCAAGCCCGTCGCCCGCGTCGACGGCCCGCTGAAGATCGCCGGCCGGGCGCGCTATGCCGCCGAGCATTTCCCCGACCGCCTGGCGCACGGTTTCCTGCTTCGCGCGCCGATCGGCAAGGGGCGGATCACGCGGCTCGACACCGATGCGGCGAGCACGATGGCGGGCGTCATCGCGATCGTCACCGACGAGCGACTGACCCGCAATGGCGGCGACTTCGCCGGTGCGGAAGCCCCCGTGCAAGGGGTCGAGGACGTCGCCTATTTCGGCCAGCCGATCGGCGTCGTCGTCGCCGAGAGCTTCGAACAGGCCCGCGCCGCTGCCCTCTGCATCGGCATCGAGCATGCGGCGGAACCCGGCGTCTTCGACATGGAAGCGGCGCTGGACACGGCCGAACCGCCGACCAACGACATCTTCGGCCTGTTCCTGATCCACACCGAACAGGGCGACGTCGATGCCGCGATGGCTGAGGCCAAGGCGAGCGTCGATGCGATCTGGACGACGCCCAGCCACAGCCACTCCGCAATGGAGCCGCACGCGGCGATAGCGGTGTGGGAGGGCGACCGGCTGACCCTCCACGCCTCCTACCAGTCGCCCGTCACGTCGCGCGATCAGCTCGCCACGGTGCTCGGCATCGAAGCCGACAAGGTCCGCATCTGCTCGCCCTTCGTCGGCGGCGGGTTCGGCGGCAAGCTGGGGCTGATGCCGGAGGCCGTCGCGGCAGCGATTGCGGCGCAGCAGATCGGCCGCCCGGTCAAGGTCGCGATGACGCGCCAGAACGTCATCGAAACCACCGGCCGCCGCCCCGCGACGCACCAGCGGCTGCGGCTGGGTGCCGACGCCGCGGGCAAGCTGACCGCGATCGGGCACGAGACGATCACCGACCAGCTCGAAGGCGAGATGTTCTTCGAGCCCGCAGGGATCGCGACCCACTCGCTCTATGCCGGCGCCAATCGCGTGGTCGACCACAAGGTCGTGCGCGTGAACAAGCTGCTCGGCGTGTCGATGCGCGCGCCCGGCGAAGCCGCGGGCCAGCTCGCGCTGGAATGCGCGGTCGACGAGCTTGCCGAGCGGCTGGGCGTCGACCCGATCGAATTGCGCATCCTCAACGAGCCATTGACGCACCCCGAGGAAGGCAAGCCGTTCTCCACCCGGGCGCTGGTCGATTGCATGCGGACCGGCGCCGAGCGGTTCGGCTGGGACGCGCGCAACCGCGTGCCGGGCGCGACGCGCGACGGCGAATGGCTGATCGGGCACGGTATGGCAGCTTCCTCGCGCGGCAACCTGTTCGGCCCGACCGCCGCCCGCGTGTCGATCGGCGCCGGCGGCCGGGTCGTCGTCGAGAGCGAGATGACCGATATCGGTACCGGCACCTACACGATCCTGACGCAGATCGTCGCCGACCTGCTCGGCGTGTCGATCGACCGGATCGAGGTACGCCTTGGCGACACGGACGATCCGCGCAGTGCCGGCTCGGGCGGGAGCTGGGGCGCGGCGACCGCAGGCTCGGCGGTCTATGCCGCCTGCGAAAAGCTGCGCGCGGCGCTGATCGCGGCGGTGGGCATCGACGTCAACGAGGCGACCTTTGCCGATGATGCGCTGATCGTCCGCGGCGAACGCTATCCGATCGCCGAACTGGTCGGCGAGGGCATGAGCGTCGAGGGCAATGTCGAGCCGGGCGAGAGCAACGCCAAATACGACCAGACCGCGTATGGCGCCCATTTCTGCGAGGTGCGGGTCAATGCCGTGACCGGCGAGACGCGGCTGTCGCGGTGGAACAGCGTGTTCGCCGCGGGGCGCATTCTCAACCCCAGGACGGCGACCTCGCAGGCGATCGGCGGCATCGTTTTCGGCATCGGCGCCGCGCTGACCGAGGAGCTGATCCACGATCCGCGCACGGGCAAGGTCGTGAACCGCGACCTGGGCGAATATCATGTCCCCGTCCACGCCGACATTCCCGCGATCGACGTGCTGTTCCTCGACGAGCGCGATCCGCTCGCCAATCCGCTGATGATCAAGGGCGTCGGCGAGCTCGGCACCTGCGGCGCGGGCGCGGCGGTCGCCAACGCGATCTACAACGCGACCGGCGTCCGCGTCCGCGACTTTCCCATCACGCTCGACAAGCTGCTCCCCGGCCTGCCGGACTGA
- a CDS encoding xanthine dehydrogenase family protein subunit M, which yields MIAFDYARPASIVDALGAARERPAARFIAGGTNLLDLMKLGIERPRHLVDIGSLDLRVIEETAEGGLRIGALVTNAELAADRRVRARYPVLSRAILAGASAQLRNKATTAGNLLQRTRCFYFYDPATPCNKREPGSGCSAIGGVNRIMAIVGTSEACIASHPSDMAVAMRALGAVVETTGPAGERRSLTLDELYRLPGDTPHLETQLGAGELITAVTLPPPPPGRQSYRKVRDRASYAFALVSVAGIVAVENGRISHAALAFGGIGTMPWRDRAAETLLVGQAPGAGLFARVADAVLTGARGSGSNDFKLPLFRRTLAAALTALTEETRA from the coding sequence ATGATCGCGTTCGACTATGCCCGCCCCGCCTCGATCGTGGACGCGCTCGGCGCCGCGCGCGAGCGTCCCGCCGCGCGTTTCATCGCGGGCGGCACCAACCTGCTCGACCTGATGAAGCTCGGCATCGAGCGGCCCCGCCACCTGGTCGATATCGGCAGCCTCGACCTCCGCGTGATCGAGGAGACGGCGGAGGGCGGCCTTCGCATCGGTGCGCTCGTCACCAATGCCGAGCTTGCCGCCGACCGCCGCGTGCGCGCCCGCTATCCCGTGCTCTCGCGCGCGATCCTGGCGGGCGCGTCGGCGCAGCTTCGCAACAAGGCGACGACCGCGGGCAATCTGCTCCAGCGGACGCGCTGCTTCTATTTCTACGACCCTGCCACCCCCTGCAACAAGCGTGAGCCGGGGTCGGGGTGCAGCGCGATCGGCGGCGTCAACCGGATCATGGCGATCGTCGGCACTTCGGAGGCGTGCATCGCCTCGCACCCGTCCGACATGGCGGTGGCGATGCGTGCGCTGGGCGCCGTGGTCGAGACGACCGGACCGGCGGGCGAACGGCGCTCGCTGACGCTCGACGAGCTTTATCGCCTGCCGGGCGACACGCCGCATCTGGAGACGCAGCTCGGCGCGGGCGAACTCATCACCGCGGTGACGCTGCCCCCGCCCCCGCCCGGCCGGCAAAGCTATCGCAAGGTCCGCGACCGCGCCTCCTATGCCTTTGCGCTGGTGTCGGTCGCCGGCATCGTCGCGGTCGAGAATGGCCGCATCAGCCACGCCGCGCTCGCGTTCGGCGGGATCGGCACCATGCCCTGGCGCGACCGCGCGGCGGAGACGCTGCTCGTCGGTCAGGCACCCGGCGCGGGCCTGTTCGCGCGCGTCGCCGATGCCGTGCTGACCGGCGCTCGCGGGAGCGGCAGCAACGATTTCAAGCTGCCCCTGTTCAGGCGGACGCTCGCCGCCGCCCTGACCGCGCTGACGGAGGAGACCCGGGCATGA
- a CDS encoding 2Fe-2S iron-sulfur cluster-binding protein → MSGNRTKGGLVDWIEANATTELALTINGAEHRLTIDARVTLLDALREHLHLTGTKKGCDHGQCGACTVLVDGRRINSCLSLALMHQGDAITTIEGIGTPEALHPLQAAFVAADGFQCGYCTPGQICSAMGMLGEIEAGWPSHVSDDLDAPAVADTEQIRERMSGNLCRCAAYPHIVEAIASVARDRAEAAA, encoded by the coding sequence ATGTCGGGAAACCGGACCAAGGGAGGGCTTGTGGACTGGATCGAGGCGAACGCCACCACCGAACTGGCGCTGACGATCAACGGCGCCGAGCATCGGCTGACGATCGATGCGCGCGTGACTCTGCTCGACGCGCTGCGCGAGCATCTGCACCTGACGGGCACCAAGAAGGGCTGCGACCATGGCCAGTGCGGCGCGTGCACGGTGCTGGTCGATGGGCGGCGGATCAACAGCTGCCTCAGCCTGGCGCTGATGCATCAGGGCGACGCGATCACCACGATCGAGGGGATCGGCACGCCGGAGGCGCTGCACCCCCTGCAGGCCGCGTTCGTCGCGGCGGACGGGTTCCAGTGCGGCTATTGCACGCCCGGCCAGATCTGTTCGGCGATGGGGATGCTCGGCGAGATCGAGGCGGGCTGGCCCAGCCATGTCAGCGACGACCTGGACGCGCCCGCCGTCGCCGACACCGAGCAGATCCGCGAGCGGATGAGCGGCAACCTGTGCCGCTGCGCCGCCTATCCGCACATCGTCGAGGCGATCGCGAGCGTGGCGCGCGACCGGGCGGAGGCCGCGGCATGA
- a CDS encoding nuclear transport factor 2 family protein has translation MLPTTNLFVAAALLLPAPVVQQPPVDQATNRTLIESAFARWAKGEADIFSLLADDATWHITGQDPAVATTYRSRQALLDATSQPLRARLAGPLTPVVRRIWTDGDDVIVHWDGSAPMADGSTYRNSYLWIMTVKGDRVVAVTAFLDNAAFSAALAKPVPPGRRD, from the coding sequence TTGCTACCGACCACCAACCTGTTCGTCGCCGCGGCATTGTTGCTGCCCGCGCCCGTCGTTCAACAACCACCCGTCGATCAGGCCACCAACCGCACGCTGATCGAGAGCGCCTTTGCCCGCTGGGCCAAGGGGGAGGCCGACATCTTCAGCCTGCTCGCCGACGATGCGACCTGGCACATCACCGGACAGGATCCGGCGGTCGCCACCACCTATCGCTCGCGCCAAGCGCTGCTCGACGCCACGTCGCAGCCGCTGCGCGCACGGCTCGCCGGGCCGCTCACGCCGGTGGTGCGGCGGATCTGGACCGATGGCGACGACGTCATCGTCCATTGGGACGGGAGCGCGCCGATGGCCGACGGCTCGACCTATCGCAACAGCTACCTCTGGATCATGACGGTCAAGGGCGACCGCGTCGTCGCGGTCACCGCCTTCCTCGACAATGCCGCATTCAGCGCGGCGCTGGCCAAGCCGGTTCCGCCCGGCAGGCGCGACTGA